One genomic window of Pseudomonadales bacterium includes the following:
- a CDS encoding cytochrome c-type biogenesis protein CcmH, whose translation MIKQFLHFYCPALLIFLCLGSAATANVVEAEQFANETLRLRYLDLIEELRCPKCQNQNLADSNSAIAVDLRREVRRLLDEGKSDQEITDYLVARYGDFVRYRPPLKSTTWILWGAPGLLLLLGIIGVLMVRRQRRPQQNVQQNLNPQEQQQLDQILLQSKVSSERDQKND comes from the coding sequence ATGATTAAACAATTTTTGCACTTTTATTGCCCTGCGCTACTGATTTTTCTGTGTTTAGGTTCTGCCGCCACAGCCAATGTGGTGGAAGCAGAACAGTTCGCTAATGAGACTTTGCGGTTGCGTTATCTCGATTTAATTGAGGAGTTGCGCTGTCCCAAGTGTCAGAATCAGAATCTGGCGGACTCTAATTCGGCAATCGCCGTTGATCTGCGCAGAGAAGTTCGACGGTTGCTGGATGAAGGAAAGAGCGATCAGGAAATTACCGATTATCTGGTTGCGCGCTATGGTGATTTTGTTCGCTATCGACCACCCTTGAAGTCGACTACCTGGATTCTGTGGGGCGCGCCGGGCTTGTTGCTGTTGTTGGGAATCATCGGAGTATTAATGGTGCGGCGTCAGCGGCGTCCCCAACAGAATGTGCAACAGAACCTGAACCCTCAAGAGCAGCAGCAGTTGGATCAGATACTGTTGCAGTCAAAAGTTAGCAGCGAACGGGACCAGAAGAATGATTGA
- the smc gene encoding chromosome segregation protein SMC, with product MRLKCIKLAGFKSFVDPTTVNFPSNLGAVVGPNGCGKSNIIDAVRWVMGESSAKNLRGESMTDVIFNGSGGRKPVGQASIELVFDNSDGSLGGEYASYAEISVKRKVTRDGQSNYYLNGNKCRRRDITDIFLGTGLGPRSYAIIEQGMISNLIEAKPDELRVFIEEAAGISKYKERRKDTESRMRRTMENLERLTDIRDELGRQLGRLQRQSQAAEKYAEYKKEERRTKAELQALRWQAFSEQLGQRQKQIAETELKVESLVVERSACETALEKNRSEYSERSDHFNEVQGHYYGVGGEVARLEQAIQHVRDRARELQQDLEQTEKNYAESAEHLRNDRHKAESLSAELEQIIPQLGAAEDQAQTSGATLQQAETAMQNWQQAWDDFNHSAAEPRQQAEVQQSRIQHLEQLLRRLAERIDKVEQEQKSFSVSPVQEEIEQLQSQLSAAEGDTGRQQNQINEVSARIDQGRQVVQQTTQQLDSARTELQTMLGRQASLEALQQAALGSDNEQQGWLVSHDLDKHPRLAEQLQVDNGWEVAVEAVLGNYLQAVCVDDLGKLANQLGSFEKGELLLVDSADNRNTEAKKPGNGDADMLVSKVSGSFSAGLLAGVYTASDLVSALALRSELANGESVITPDGIWLGSNWLRVVREKDASAGVLKRKQALEKLSEDVARNKARVAELSEQQQEHEEALRAAEIQRDELAAELAQYQKTHADIRSRLSASKVQMEQFAARRERGEAELLETQQQQQQEQENLAQARELLQQAIDNMEKDSCQREELLKQRDDARTALDKARQSARHDRDHHHELQMRERSVSTQLQSLQSSVERLIVQVNRLEERREQLRANSDQDDNPLVELNEQLEVQLEVRVKAEAELAEVRRSVEAVEHQMREQEKQRSALEQKIQEQRGHLEQQRLQTQEVATRSKTIAEQIAEHQFDVKELLAELPDDATESAWEEELERIGNRINRLGPINLAAIEEYKVEQERKTYLDAQNDELVEALKTLEEAIRKIDRETRTRFKETFEKINNSLQELFPKLFGGGHAYLELTGDDLLDTGVAIMARPPGKKNSTIHLLSGGEKAMTAIALVFSIFRLNPAPFCMLDEVDAPLDDANVGRYARMVKEMSDTVQFIYITHNKIAMEMAHQLLGVTMHEPGVSRLVTVDVNEAAELAEA from the coding sequence ATGCGCCTTAAATGTATTAAATTGGCAGGATTTAAATCCTTTGTAGACCCGACAACGGTGAACTTCCCGAGTAATCTGGGAGCAGTAGTCGGTCCCAATGGTTGTGGTAAATCCAATATTATTGATGCTGTTCGCTGGGTGATGGGGGAAAGCTCCGCCAAAAACCTGCGCGGTGAATCCATGACGGATGTTATTTTTAATGGCTCTGGCGGTCGCAAGCCAGTAGGTCAGGCATCGATCGAGTTGGTTTTCGACAATTCTGATGGCTCTCTTGGCGGCGAATATGCCAGCTATGCAGAAATTTCCGTTAAACGCAAAGTAACCCGTGATGGCCAGTCCAATTATTACCTGAATGGTAACAAGTGCCGCCGCCGGGATATCACGGATATCTTCCTTGGCACTGGCCTTGGGCCTCGCAGTTACGCCATTATCGAACAGGGCATGATATCGAATCTGATCGAGGCCAAGCCGGATGAACTCAGGGTGTTCATTGAAGAAGCTGCCGGTATTTCCAAGTACAAGGAACGTCGCAAGGATACCGAAAGTCGCATGCGCCGCACCATGGAAAACCTTGAACGACTGACAGATATACGCGATGAGCTTGGTCGTCAGCTCGGCCGTTTGCAGCGCCAGTCCCAGGCTGCAGAAAAATACGCGGAATACAAGAAGGAAGAGCGGCGCACCAAAGCGGAACTGCAGGCATTGCGCTGGCAGGCATTTTCCGAGCAGCTTGGTCAGCGACAGAAACAGATTGCTGAGACTGAACTGAAAGTCGAATCCCTCGTGGTGGAGCGCAGTGCCTGTGAGACGGCGCTGGAGAAAAACCGTAGTGAATACAGTGAACGGAGCGACCATTTTAATGAGGTACAGGGGCATTATTACGGCGTTGGTGGTGAAGTTGCGCGGCTGGAACAGGCAATTCAGCACGTACGCGATCGAGCCCGCGAGCTGCAACAGGACTTGGAACAGACGGAGAAAAACTATGCTGAATCGGCGGAGCATCTTCGCAACGATCGTCATAAAGCCGAGAGTCTAAGTGCCGAGCTGGAACAGATTATTCCCCAGCTAGGTGCTGCTGAAGATCAGGCGCAAACGTCAGGAGCGACGTTGCAACAGGCGGAGACCGCCATGCAGAATTGGCAACAGGCCTGGGATGATTTCAACCACTCTGCTGCCGAGCCTCGCCAGCAGGCCGAAGTACAGCAATCCCGTATCCAGCACTTGGAACAGTTGTTGCGGCGTCTGGCCGAGCGTATTGACAAGGTTGAACAGGAGCAAAAATCCTTCAGTGTCAGTCCTGTACAGGAAGAAATTGAGCAGTTGCAATCGCAACTGTCGGCAGCGGAAGGAGATACCGGGCGCCAGCAGAATCAAATTAATGAGGTATCAGCACGAATAGATCAGGGCAGGCAAGTCGTACAGCAGACTACACAGCAACTGGATAGTGCCCGCACAGAACTGCAGACAATGTTGGGCAGGCAGGCTTCTTTGGAAGCGCTGCAACAGGCCGCGTTGGGCAGTGATAATGAACAGCAGGGCTGGCTGGTTAGCCATGATCTGGATAAGCATCCTCGACTGGCGGAACAGCTGCAGGTTGACAATGGCTGGGAAGTTGCCGTTGAAGCGGTATTGGGTAATTACCTCCAGGCAGTTTGTGTCGATGACCTGGGCAAGCTCGCCAATCAGCTTGGCAGCTTTGAAAAGGGTGAGCTGCTTTTAGTTGACAGTGCGGACAACCGAAACACAGAAGCGAAAAAGCCGGGAAACGGAGATGCAGACATGCTGGTCAGCAAGGTTTCCGGCAGCTTCAGTGCCGGATTGCTGGCGGGTGTCTACACAGCAAGTGATCTCGTTTCAGCGTTGGCTTTGCGTTCAGAACTGGCAAATGGCGAATCGGTTATCACGCCGGATGGCATCTGGTTGGGCAGTAATTGGTTGCGTGTGGTTAGGGAGAAAGATGCCAGTGCAGGTGTATTGAAGCGGAAACAGGCGCTGGAGAAGCTCTCTGAAGATGTGGCGCGCAATAAAGCCAGGGTTGCCGAATTGTCTGAGCAGCAGCAGGAGCATGAAGAAGCGTTGCGCGCGGCAGAAATACAGCGGGATGAACTGGCGGCAGAGCTGGCGCAATACCAGAAAACCCATGCGGATATTCGCTCTCGGCTAAGTGCAAGCAAGGTTCAGATGGAGCAATTTGCCGCGCGTCGGGAGCGGGGAGAAGCAGAACTGCTTGAAACCCAGCAGCAACAGCAGCAGGAACAGGAAAATCTTGCCCAGGCGCGGGAACTGCTGCAACAGGCTATTGATAATATGGAAAAGGACTCTTGCCAGCGGGAGGAGTTGCTGAAACAACGGGATGATGCTCGCACTGCTCTGGATAAAGCCCGGCAGAGTGCTCGCCATGACCGCGATCACCACCATGAGCTGCAGATGCGGGAGCGATCTGTCAGCACGCAATTACAATCGCTGCAATCCAGTGTGGAGCGGCTGATCGTACAAGTAAACCGTCTGGAGGAGCGCCGCGAGCAATTGCGCGCCAATTCCGATCAGGATGATAATCCTCTGGTTGAACTGAATGAACAACTTGAAGTTCAACTTGAGGTGCGCGTTAAAGCCGAGGCCGAGCTAGCTGAAGTTCGGCGCAGTGTTGAAGCGGTTGAGCACCAGATGCGTGAGCAGGAGAAGCAGCGCAGTGCTCTTGAACAGAAGATTCAGGAGCAACGTGGCCACCTTGAACAGCAACGCTTGCAAACACAGGAAGTGGCGACACGCAGTAAAACCATTGCCGAACAGATTGCCGAACACCAGTTTGACGTCAAAGAGCTTCTGGCGGAATTGCCGGATGACGCAACAGAATCTGCCTGGGAAGAAGAGCTAGAACGAATTGGCAACCGAATTAATCGCCTGGGCCCCATTAATCTTGCCGCTATTGAAGAGTATAAAGTCGAGCAGGAACGTAAAACCTACCTGGATGCCCAGAACGACGAACTGGTTGAGGCTCTGAAAACGCTGGAAGAAGCTATTCGGAAAATTGATCGTGAAACCCGTACACGCTTCAAGGAAACTTTTGAGAAAATCAATAACTCGCTGCAGGAGCTGTTTCCCAAATTGTTTGGCGGCGGGCATGCGTACCTTGAATTGACAGGCGATGACTTGCTCGATACGGGGGTGGCAATTATGGCGCGCCCGCCGGGCAAAAAAAATTCGACCATACATCTGCTTTCGGGTGGAGAGAAAGCGATGACCGCTATTGCACTGGTATTTTCGATCTTTCGGCTTAACCCGGCACCGTTCTGTATGCTCGACGAGGTGGATGCACCCCTTGATGATGCTAATGTGGGGCGCTATGCGCGGATGGTTAAGGAAATGTCTGATACCGTGCAGTTTATTTATATTACCCACAACAAAATCGCGATGGAAATGGCCCATCAATTACTGGGCGTTACCATGCACGAGCCCGGCGTTTCACGGCTGGTGACAGTGGATGTGAATGAAGCGGCGGAGTTGGCTGAAGCCTGA
- the ligA gene encoding NAD-dependent DNA ligase LigA: MTGSVADSGSIPAAVQQEAWQLKTDLSEHNHRYYVLDDPSIPDVEYDRLMRRLVELEQQYPALCAEDSPTQRVGAPPLDAFTSVVHEIPMLSLDNAFSDDEMINFERRIVERLNYREKLEYVAEPKLDGVAVSLLYLQGVLVRGATRGDGRNGEDITQNVRTIASIPLRLRSNRIPDLLEVRGEIYLPKAGFEKLNQQARAEGKKTFVNPRNAAAGSLRQLDSRITATRPLQMAAYSLGRAESWPTGIVEPSTHFDMLQQLKDWGFLVSDKVARVEGVEGCLEYYRQLSGLRDELDYDIDGIVYKVNDLSLQQRLGFVARAPRWAIARKFPAQEVMTKLLDVEFQVGRTGAITPVARLEPVFVGGVTISNATLHNQDEIERLGLKIGDTVVVRRAGDVIPQVANVVTERRPEDTRDIVFPCTCPVCQSPLEKGEGEAVLRCSGGLICAAQRKEAIKHFVSRKAMDVDGVGDKLIEQLVDQQLLNSVDDLYRLELDQLAGMERMAEKSAQNVLDALQASKTTTLPRFLYALGIREVGEATARALAEHFGSLENIRQASQEQLQEVADVGPVVAHFVEEFFQQPHNLAVIDSLQAAGIHWPDIEPADDHLLPLIGQTWVLTGTLESMSRTEGKEKLQQLGAKVAGSVSAKTYSVVAGPGAGSKLAKAESLKLPVLDEAEFLQLLKQYGLHQDG; encoded by the coding sequence ATGACCGGGTCCGTTGCCGACAGCGGCTCAATACCGGCGGCTGTGCAGCAGGAAGCATGGCAACTCAAAACAGACTTGTCCGAGCACAACCACCGTTACTATGTGCTGGATGACCCTTCAATACCTGATGTCGAGTATGATCGGTTAATGCGCCGATTGGTGGAATTGGAGCAACAGTATCCAGCTTTGTGCGCTGAAGATTCACCTACCCAACGGGTTGGTGCGCCGCCGCTCGATGCCTTTACTTCTGTTGTTCACGAAATTCCCATGTTGTCGCTTGATAATGCGTTCAGTGATGATGAAATGATCAACTTTGAGCGCCGCATAGTGGAGCGTCTGAATTATCGTGAAAAGCTGGAGTATGTCGCCGAACCCAAACTTGATGGGGTAGCGGTAAGCCTGCTTTATCTGCAGGGTGTACTTGTGCGCGGAGCAACCCGGGGCGATGGCCGCAACGGGGAGGACATTACGCAAAATGTCAGAACCATTGCATCCATACCACTGCGACTGAGAAGTAACCGGATACCCGACTTGCTGGAAGTGCGAGGTGAAATCTATCTTCCGAAAGCCGGATTTGAAAAGCTGAACCAGCAGGCGCGCGCTGAAGGTAAAAAAACGTTTGTTAATCCTCGCAATGCAGCGGCGGGCAGCTTGCGACAGCTCGACTCAAGAATTACGGCTACAAGGCCGCTGCAAATGGCGGCTTACAGCTTGGGGCGAGCTGAAAGCTGGCCTACAGGTATCGTTGAGCCGAGCACGCATTTTGACATGCTGCAACAGCTGAAAGACTGGGGTTTTCTGGTCAGTGATAAAGTGGCTCGTGTTGAAGGTGTTGAAGGTTGTCTTGAGTATTATCGCCAGCTTTCCGGGTTGAGAGATGAACTGGATTACGATATTGATGGCATTGTTTATAAAGTCAATGATCTGTCTTTACAGCAGAGGTTAGGGTTTGTTGCTCGCGCCCCCCGCTGGGCCATTGCTCGTAAATTCCCCGCTCAGGAGGTGATGACCAAATTGCTGGATGTCGAGTTTCAGGTTGGTCGTACCGGAGCGATAACGCCTGTTGCCCGGTTGGAACCTGTTTTCGTGGGTGGCGTCACGATAAGTAATGCCACACTGCATAATCAGGATGAAATTGAACGGCTGGGGCTGAAAATTGGCGATACAGTGGTCGTTCGTAGAGCCGGTGATGTGATTCCTCAGGTGGCAAATGTCGTCACAGAAAGGCGGCCTGAAGATACCAGAGATATTGTGTTTCCCTGCACTTGCCCGGTTTGCCAATCACCATTGGAAAAAGGTGAGGGTGAAGCTGTGTTGCGCTGTTCTGGTGGCTTGATTTGCGCGGCTCAACGAAAGGAAGCGATTAAGCATTTTGTTTCTCGCAAGGCGATGGATGTGGATGGTGTTGGCGACAAGCTGATCGAACAGCTCGTTGACCAGCAGTTGCTTAATTCTGTAGATGATCTCTATCGGCTAGAGCTGGATCAGCTGGCCGGGATGGAGAGGATGGCGGAAAAATCGGCTCAAAATGTGCTGGATGCATTACAGGCATCAAAGACAACCACCTTGCCGAGATTCCTCTATGCACTGGGTATTCGGGAAGTGGGTGAGGCCACGGCACGTGCTCTGGCTGAACACTTTGGCAGTCTGGAGAATATTCGACAGGCCAGCCAGGAGCAGCTGCAGGAAGTGGCAGATGTGGGGCCTGTGGTGGCGCATTTTGTTGAAGAGTTTTTTCAGCAGCCGCATAATTTGGCGGTGATCGATAGCTTGCAGGCGGCGGGGATACACTGGCCAGATATCGAGCCTGCAGATGATCATCTTTTACCGCTGATCGGCCAGACTTGGGTATTAACAGGCACCCTTGAATCGATGAGTCGCACTGAGGGTAAGGAGAAACTTCAGCAACTGGGTGCTAAAGTCGCTGGCAGTGTCTCGGCCAAAACGTATTCAGTAGTTGCTGGCCCTGGAGCGGGTTCAAAACTGGCTAAAGCGGAGAGTCTAAAATTGCCCGTGCTGGATGAAGCCGAGTTTCTGCAATTGCTTAAACAATACGGATTGCATCAGGATGGTTAA
- the ccmI gene encoding c-type cytochrome biogenesis protein CcmI, with protein sequence MIDNLTLWLAGSWGWLLMALAMVFVGAPLLRRHYRSESDLHKAGDGLAVNTELYQQQLVQFQQQLSDGDIDQQQYEELVAEQQRILLADANSQPGSSRHSSLPSALRGGWLLIAAMLLLPILALFLYQQLGASEDLAITQLLEQRITVDKPEDNAVLRAELIEKIAKRLTQQPEHVGYLVIQARLLTEVAQFQQAIIHYRQALELLPEDASLLAEYAQALYFAEDNRFTPGVELAMERALAIDPANVTVLGLQGIQSFSAGDYRQALVSWQQALTGTAPGSGQARALQSGIAQAKERLGESLPGVSLSVRLSSDIQVPPEKTVFIYAVEANASPMPLAITRVTAADLPVNLRLDDSMAMPGGRQLSSAETVQMIARVSQSGNAAPSQGDIEGRSGPVTLAEAVESIELVIDTVIP encoded by the coding sequence ATGATTGATAACCTGACGTTATGGCTGGCTGGCTCATGGGGTTGGCTGTTAATGGCCCTGGCAATGGTGTTTGTGGGAGCGCCGTTATTGCGTCGGCACTACAGGTCGGAGTCAGACCTTCATAAAGCCGGTGATGGCCTTGCTGTAAATACGGAGCTTTATCAGCAGCAGTTGGTGCAGTTTCAGCAACAACTGTCCGATGGTGATATTGATCAGCAACAATATGAAGAACTCGTTGCCGAGCAGCAACGAATATTACTGGCAGATGCTAACAGTCAGCCTGGCAGTTCCCGGCACAGCTCGCTACCTTCCGCTTTGAGAGGCGGGTGGTTGTTGATTGCTGCGATGCTGTTGTTGCCCATACTAGCATTATTCTTGTATCAGCAACTGGGAGCATCAGAAGATCTGGCAATTACGCAGTTACTTGAGCAGCGCATAACGGTAGATAAACCGGAAGACAACGCAGTACTGCGCGCAGAGCTGATTGAAAAGATTGCCAAACGCCTGACTCAACAGCCTGAGCATGTGGGTTATCTGGTTATCCAGGCCCGGTTATTAACCGAAGTTGCGCAATTTCAACAGGCTATCATCCATTATCGTCAGGCGCTGGAGTTGTTGCCGGAGGATGCAAGCCTACTTGCAGAGTATGCGCAGGCTTTGTATTTTGCTGAAGATAATCGCTTTACTCCTGGCGTTGAATTGGCAATGGAGAGAGCGCTGGCAATAGATCCGGCCAATGTTACGGTGCTGGGCTTACAGGGTATTCAGTCTTTTTCTGCCGGGGATTATCGTCAGGCGCTGGTCAGCTGGCAGCAGGCCCTGACGGGTACTGCACCTGGCAGCGGGCAGGCTCGGGCGTTGCAATCCGGTATTGCTCAGGCAAAGGAACGACTTGGTGAGTCTTTGCCCGGGGTGAGTCTCAGCGTTCGATTGTCCTCTGATATACAGGTGCCGCCGGAAAAAACCGTATTTATCTATGCGGTTGAAGCCAATGCATCACCTATGCCGCTGGCTATTACTCGTGTGACAGCAGCAGATCTGCCGGTGAACCTGAGGCTGGATGACAGCATGGCCATGCCTGGGGGGCGTCAGTTATCTTCGGCTGAAACGGTTCAGATGATTGCCCGAGTGTCACAATCGGGAAATGCTGCTCCCAGTCAGGGAGACATTGAGGGCCGATCTGGACCTGTGACGCTTGCCGAGGCTGTGGAAAGCATTGAGCTGGTAATTGACACAGTGATTCCCTGA
- a CDS encoding heme lyase CcmF/NrfE family subunit: MTAEYGHFALILAFCLSLLLAVLPQLGAALNNRLWMASARPLALGQTLLTAVSFGCLVSLFLNDDFSVNYVAANSNRLLPDHYKVSAVWGAHEGSLLLWVLILSLWTSAVAVFSQSLPIRLVSRVLAVMGLVSVGFYLFVLFTSNPFERSLPFFPPEGADLNPLLQDIGLILHPPMLYMGYVGFSVAFAFAIAALIGGRMDTAWARWTRPWTNIAWVFLTLGIALGSWWAYYELGWGGWWFWDPVENASFMPWLVGTALVHSLAVTEKRGVFRSWTLLLAIFAFSLSLLGTFLVRSGVLTSVHAFAADPERGVFILAFLAIVVGGSLLLYALRGPTVKGVASFTGFSREMFLLVNNVILIAATAIILLGTLYPLIADVLDWGKISVGPPYFNFFFVPLMLILAIALGVGQVLRWKRTDLTNLKWWLLSPALAAVAAGLLLPLIFQSPEGYSLAAAMALVVSVWVVLVTLKDIWQKTSHASSRLAGLARLKPAYYGMVMAHVGVAVCITGVAITSNYSVQKDLRLEPGQSLTVAGYDFVFDGVQRIKGANYVADQGLIQVIENGAVSDILKPEKRRYLVSGQTMTEADIDAGFWRDIYVALGEPLAGEAWAVRVYVKPLVRWIWLGGLMICGGGFIAVLDRRYRRVRVVQTSISATMPGEA; encoded by the coding sequence ATACTGGCTTTTTGCCTTTCTCTGCTGCTGGCTGTTCTGCCACAACTTGGAGCGGCGCTGAATAACCGTCTGTGGATGGCGTCGGCCCGGCCTTTGGCTCTGGGACAAACCCTGTTAACGGCAGTCAGCTTTGGTTGCCTGGTATCCTTGTTTTTGAACGACGATTTTTCCGTTAACTATGTGGCAGCCAACTCCAACCGATTGTTGCCGGATCATTACAAGGTCAGTGCAGTCTGGGGTGCCCATGAAGGCTCGCTGTTACTGTGGGTGCTGATTCTGTCGTTGTGGACATCTGCTGTAGCCGTATTCAGCCAGTCGCTGCCAATTCGCCTGGTGTCCAGGGTTCTGGCTGTCATGGGGTTGGTCAGTGTTGGTTTTTATCTTTTTGTGCTGTTTACGTCCAACCCTTTTGAGCGCAGCTTGCCATTTTTTCCTCCCGAAGGAGCAGACCTGAACCCATTGTTACAGGATATCGGTCTGATTTTGCATCCCCCTATGCTGTACATGGGGTATGTCGGTTTCTCGGTTGCCTTTGCCTTTGCCATTGCGGCTTTGATTGGCGGGCGTATGGATACAGCCTGGGCTCGTTGGACCCGGCCATGGACGAATATTGCCTGGGTGTTTCTGACGCTAGGCATTGCGTTGGGAAGCTGGTGGGCCTATTACGAGCTGGGCTGGGGCGGATGGTGGTTCTGGGATCCCGTGGAAAACGCATCTTTTATGCCTTGGCTGGTCGGTACGGCCCTGGTCCATTCGCTGGCGGTGACAGAAAAGCGCGGCGTATTTCGCAGCTGGACGTTGCTGCTGGCAATTTTTGCATTTTCTCTGAGTCTTCTCGGAACGTTCCTGGTACGCTCCGGCGTGTTGACCTCAGTGCATGCCTTTGCAGCCGATCCCGAACGCGGAGTGTTCATTCTCGCATTTCTTGCCATTGTTGTGGGTGGTTCACTGCTGCTCTATGCTCTGCGCGGGCCAACAGTGAAGGGAGTTGCCAGTTTTACGGGGTTTTCCCGGGAGATGTTCCTGCTGGTGAATAACGTGATTCTGATAGCAGCCACGGCTATTATTCTGCTGGGTACCCTCTATCCGCTTATTGCTGATGTGCTGGATTGGGGGAAAATATCGGTAGGCCCGCCGTACTTCAACTTTTTCTTTGTTCCCCTGATGCTGATACTGGCGATTGCGCTGGGTGTAGGGCAGGTGTTGCGATGGAAACGCACTGATCTGACAAACCTGAAATGGTGGTTGTTGTCACCAGCGCTGGCAGCGGTTGCGGCAGGTTTGTTATTGCCACTGATATTTCAGTCGCCTGAGGGATACTCTCTGGCGGCGGCTATGGCTTTGGTGGTGTCGGTCTGGGTCGTGCTGGTTACGCTAAAAGACATCTGGCAAAAAACCAGTCATGCCAGTTCACGGCTGGCTGGATTAGCCCGTTTGAAACCCGCTTATTACGGTATGGTGATGGCTCACGTCGGGGTTGCGGTTTGCATCACCGGTGTTGCCATTACCAGCAACTACAGTGTGCAGAAAGATCTCCGGCTGGAGCCGGGTCAAAGCCTCACCGTAGCCGGTTACGATTTTGTATTTGACGGTGTTCAGCGCATCAAAGGTGCGAATTATGTGGCCGATCAGGGCTTAATACAGGTGATAGAGAACGGGGCTGTATCCGATATATTGAAGCCGGAAAAACGCCGCTATCTTGTCAGTGGCCAGACCATGACAGAGGCGGATATTGATGCCGGTTTCTGGCGTGATATCTATGTTGCTTTGGGAGAGCCGCTGGCAGGAGAAGCGTGGGCTGTCAGGGTGTATGTAAAACCACTGGTCCGCTGGATATGGCTTGGAGGGCTGATGATCTGTGGCGGCGGGTTTATTGCTGTGCTCGACCGACGCTATCGCAGAGTCAGAGTGGTTCAAACTTCAATCAGCGCGACAATGCCTGGCGAGGCATGA
- the zipA gene encoding cell division protein ZipA, whose product MLALGLLVLVAIVLDAIRRVRRSRYEKIRMPRRKQPIFDDDTPLDEYGSELPSGGARVVAQRDQADLEEMTRSLKDIAEASKPKLTIPVRKPEQSALDLGEQPEQVVGQPQEKEDAQQKPDHSTTQAETAGKVSGQVLVLHLMATERTPFKGDLLLNAFLACGLRYGDMKIFHYHAGDNGAGEVLFSIASSVNPGVFNLKTIAEFKTPGISLFFATDDVTNPSRAFEKMLSTAEALAKRLGGQLRDENRQPLTPQKIEQCRQLVAEAAPSHSSGNS is encoded by the coding sequence ATGCTGGCGCTTGGTCTTCTGGTGTTGGTAGCCATTGTACTGGATGCTATCCGCCGGGTGCGTCGGTCTCGCTATGAGAAAATCCGCATGCCTCGACGCAAACAGCCGATCTTCGATGACGATACCCCATTGGATGAGTACGGCAGTGAACTACCCAGTGGTGGTGCCAGAGTTGTCGCGCAGCGGGATCAGGCTGATTTGGAAGAAATGACCCGATCGCTGAAGGATATTGCGGAAGCGAGTAAACCGAAACTGACGATTCCTGTGAGAAAGCCCGAGCAATCGGCGCTGGATCTGGGAGAGCAGCCGGAACAGGTTGTCGGCCAGCCTCAGGAAAAGGAAGATGCTCAACAGAAGCCTGATCATTCAACAACACAGGCAGAGACAGCGGGCAAAGTATCGGGTCAGGTGCTGGTCTTGCACCTAATGGCAACGGAGAGAACGCCGTTTAAAGGGGATTTGTTGCTAAATGCATTTCTGGCCTGTGGTTTGCGTTATGGCGATATGAAAATTTTTCATTACCATGCAGGCGATAATGGCGCCGGCGAAGTTCTTTTCAGTATAGCCAGCTCAGTGAATCCTGGTGTTTTCAACCTTAAAACCATTGCCGAATTTAAAACACCGGGTATCAGCCTGTTTTTTGCTACGGATGATGTTACAAACCCTTCTCGTGCCTTTGAGAAGATGCTCTCTACCGCGGAAGCGCTTGCCAAACGTTTGGGGGGGCAACTGCGCGATGAAAATCGTCAACCACTAACACCTCAGAAGATTGAGCAGTGTCGACAGTTAGTTGCGGAGGCCGCGCCATCTCATTCTTCCGGAAATAGCTGA
- a CDS encoding DsbE family thiol:disulfide interchange protein codes for MKRLKLFLPLAVFIGLGIFLLQGLEKDPNAMPSALLNQPVPVFELAVLGGNSTVDQTIFTGQPSLINIWATWCGACRIEHPYLNQLAAQGVRIVGVNYKDDPSAALRWLSGMGDPYTLSVMDLDGTLGVDLGVFGAPETYLVDGSGVIRAKHVGVLNDAVWQTKIGPLWKQLAENTDSNMK; via the coding sequence ATGAAACGATTAAAACTTTTTCTGCCATTGGCTGTATTCATCGGTCTGGGTATATTTCTTCTGCAGGGGCTCGAAAAAGACCCCAATGCCATGCCGTCAGCATTATTGAATCAGCCGGTGCCAGTTTTTGAGCTGGCGGTTCTGGGTGGAAATTCAACAGTTGATCAGACGATTTTTACCGGGCAACCGTCATTGATCAATATCTGGGCAACCTGGTGTGGCGCCTGCCGGATTGAGCATCCTTATCTGAATCAGCTGGCAGCTCAGGGCGTCAGAATTGTGGGTGTTAACTATAAAGATGATCCTTCTGCAGCTCTGCGCTGGCTCTCGGGAATGGGTGACCCCTATACCCTGAGCGTGATGGATCTGGATGGGACCCTGGGAGTGGATCTCGGTGTATTTGGCGCTCCGGAAACCTATCTGGTTGATGGCAGTGGTGTGATCAGAGCCAAACATGTGGGTGTCCTCAACGACGCAGTCTGGCAAACAAAAATAGGCCCATTGTGGAAGCAGCTGGCTGAAAATACTGATTCGAACATGAAGTAA